The following is a genomic window from Paenibacillus sp. FSL R5-0766.
ATGCTGCTGCTGAGATTGGTCCTCTGCACTATATTGCGGTTGGAGTATGTCTTGTTATTTCAGTTCTGACAGTAGCTGAGTTGATGTGGCAAAATATATTGGAGCGAAAGCAGGAATTGTCTTTATTAAAGGCTATTGGTTGGAGAAACCGTTCTATCAGCCAGCTCATCGTATGGGAGGCTGTGATAAGTGGCTGCATTGCCGGTATGCTTACCCTTTTACTTGGATTAATTGCTATTACAATACTATATCAGAAGTTCCCTATACTTGAATTGTGGTATCTATCATTGGTTTCCCTCGTTCCTATTGCTGCATCTGTTGCCGCTTCTTTGATTCCGGCATTTTTGGCAGTAAGAGATACACCTCAACAGGGATTAGTTGGTTTCGCACAAGATTCATTCTTAATGAAGGCTTTGACAAAAATAATCTTTCCGATCACTGTCATTCTAGTTGTGTGTGTTACTTTGGCTTCGTTTATGCATATCCTGACCCAGAATTCTGAAGTCGAACCAGAAGTGGACAGTGAGTCATCCCTAAGTGCATCTTCAAGTGCGTATGAAAATCAAGTATCGTCACGACTTGGTGATCTGACGGGTTATACAGCTAAATCAGTACCCAATGGGAGTCATGCAGTATATGATTTGCACTTACAAATGAGTGATGAAGAAACCTTTACTGCTAAAGCATCCGTAAACATTACTAATGTTTCAAATGACAAGTGGGATGAGTTGGTTTTTTATATGATACCCAATGTGTTTACGATAGAGGGACATTCGCTAACCTACCGAAAAGATGCACGATTCGTTCTGAAAGAAGTACTTATCAATGGAGAGAAGGCTTCATATTCACTTGAGTGGGATACTCTTTCCATTCCTCTGTTAGATGATTTACATCCATCTGATCAAATTCAGGTTGAAGTGAATTATGAATTTACGGTGCCTGAGAATGGAATTCGTTTGTCTAAAACAGGAAAAAGCTATGACTTGGCAGAATGGTATCCGATGATTGCTACCTATAGCAATGGAGGCTGGAATAAGCAACCTTACACGCCCTCTATAGAATCTTTTCATACTGGGTTTAGCGATTTTTCCTTACAATATGAACTTCCGGAAGGTTACAGGTTAATCAGTTCAGCAGATAATGATCCTAATGAAGCGCTTAGTACTGGAAAAGTAGATATTCGAAACATAAAAGAATTGACGGTTATTGTATCTAAGGATTTAAAACCGCTCATGAAGAAAATAGAGGGAATTGAAGTAAGAGTATGGGGCACTAAGGATCAGAGGGTACAGATGGAGCAATCACTCCTTACTGCGACTGCTGCTATTACCTACTTTAATGAAAAGATAGCTCCTTACCCACATAAACAGCTTGATGTTGTTCTTGGCGAGCGTCTATCCATGGAATACCCGGGATTAGTCACCGTATATTTTAAAGAGGATATGAAGCATACTATTGTTCATGAGATTGCACATCAATGGTTTTATGCAATCGTCAGCAGTGATCCTTACCACGATGGCTGGTTGGATGAAGGGATTACAGAACTTAGCACATCTATATTTCTTATGGATTATTCATTTGCGGAATATCATAATGCAAATACCAAAGTATCCAATCTGCCTTTATCTGAGCTTGAGTCTGGAGATGTCGCAGCTTACTTATATGCTCAGCCTGTGATCAAATTGAGACAACTGTTTGAGGCTTATGATGTTGAAGGTACTGATTTTTTAAAAAACTATTATAATACCTTTCGTTATAAACAAGTGAATACGGAAGGCTTCGTAGAATTTGTGAAAGCATACTTTCAGATGACAGATAATAAGTTTTTTGAAGGATGGATCAAATAGGTTAGAACAGTAAGTGATAGAAATCAAGCTTACGACAGATAAGCTGACCGAGTAATATAAAGGTCAGCTTTTTTGATTCTCTTTTTTGGAGGAAAATAGTTAAAATGCTTTAATACGACAAAAAAAGACAAAAAAACTTAATTAAACTTATATTATTAGTTCATTAGTCATATTTACCTATAAGGGAAACTTTGTTAATATTTGATTAATAAGTTTGTTAAAACTTATACTGAGTTTAATAATAGTAGATTTTGATTAAGCATAGAGGTGGATACTTTGAATGAATAATTATTTACTGATTCTCATTGTTTTGCTGTTGCTTATTACAGTAATAACGTTAAGTGTAGTTGTTTTCAAAAAACTTAATCATTTATGGGGCGAACTCAAACAAATCCAAACTAATAACCAGATTCATCTGAATTCATCCATTGGAGTAAACATTCATGAGCATCTCGTCGTTCCTGATCATTTGACTAGCAGGTCCTTCGTTTGTTTAGTTGCAAGCACGGGTTGTTCTCATTGCCACGAAGCCATTGAGGAGTTGTTACAGGAAAGAGATAAACTAACAGTACCAATTTTGTGCTTATTAATGGTTACTGAAGAAACTAATGCAATGGATGATTTTCACTCTAAATTTGGAAACGAAATGGAAATTGTGGAAATGAGCATGGAGACGATGTGGAAATTAAAAATCTATTCTGTACCTTACTACATACTGGTTGATAATGTTGGGGAGATCAAAATTCAGAAACTCACACTTAAAGCTACTTTAAAAAGTATGCATAATGTTGAAGCTTTATTTGTCTAAGTCTAATCTATATTCAGGAGTGGGATATGAAAAATAATCGTCTATTGTGGGGGATTAAGTACATATGGATACATAATAAACAATTATTGATAACTTCTGTATTGTTCAGTGTACTCTTAGGAATTGAGCCTTACTTCACATTGTTGGTTACAAAAGAACTGTTGAATGAGATATCTAATTTTATAGGTAATGGTACTACAAGCTATTCAATTATCATTTTGTTATTATGCGCTCAAATCCTCTTACAGATTTATACTTCTTATATGAACTATCTTCAAGAATATTATGAGAAGAAGAACCTTGCTCTACTTGAACACTGTTTGAAACTTGGATTGTTTGAAAAAACTAGTACTATTCCCTTACTTGTTTACGATGATCCTGAATTTCATAATCAATTCAGTCGAATAAACAGCAATATTGCAACGAGATTTTGGACGCCCATAAAAAATATTGTTAGTATGTTCAGAACCATTATTAGCTTAACGTCTTATTTCCTAATATTACTTTCAATACATTGGATACTAGTACTAATCTGTTTGGCAGCTACAGTACCCTTATGTATTATTTTCACTCGCCTTGAAAAGGGGAAGTACCAATTCAATTATACAAATACTTTGTTGAATAGAGAAATTGGGTTTCTTTCTTTTATTCTTACAGATCGACAAAATATAAAGGAATTAAGGATTTTTTCTTTGAATAATTATTTTAAATTATTATGGAGCCGAAAATTCAAAGAACATGCACAAAAAACACTACAGCTTGAAATGAAACAAAACAAGATAAAAGTGGCTCTAGAAGGTATCAATTCAATTTTTTACGTAATATGTTCGCTTTTAATTCTATTTCTAATGAAGAATACACGCAGTTCTATATTAATTGGTGATTTTGTAGTTATTAATCAAGCATTGATGAGCACTCAAAGTTCGTTGAGACAGTTATCATATTCATACTCTCAGATTAGAGGGAATATTTTATATTTAGATGAGTTCTATAGTTTTATGAATGACCACTTTCTCAAGATAGATCAAAGTTTGGATGAATTATATGAGAAGGGGAAAGGGGACTTAAGTGATGAGCACATAGCTTTTCGTGACGTTTCTTTTAAATACCCAAGCGGAACGAAGGACGCCCTGCATGGAATAAGTTTTTCTGTTAATAAAGGTGAGAAGATAGCGATTCTTGGAGAAAATGGATCTGGAAAAAGTACGTTGCTTAAATGCTTAGTAGGGCTTTATATGGAGTATAGTGGTGAAATTAGAATTCAAGGAATAAGTAGCCGGAAATACGAAGAAAATCAGCTTCGAAATAAATTTTCGGTGGTTTTCCAGGATTTTATTAAATACCCCTACTCCATTAAAGAGAATATTACTTATGGAAACATAGAAGATGCAGATAACAACGAAAAAATGATAGAATCTAGCAAAAAAGCAGGCTTTCATAATATAGTATCGCGACTTGCTGATGGTTATGATACACCATTAAGTAATTTCTTGAATCCAGGAGTAGATATCTCTGGAGGGCAATGGCAAAAGCTGGCTATATCTAGAGCGTTATTCAAAGATTCTGAGATCATGGTGTTTGACGAGCCTACATCATCCTTAGATCCAACATCAGAAATTGGAATTTATAATCAATTATTCAGTCATACTGAAGATAAGACAATTATTTTTGTTTCTCATCGAATAGCTGCTGCAAGATTTGCTGACAAAATAATAATGATGAAAGAAGGTAAGGTTGCTGAACAAGGAAGTCATGATGAGTTAATCACTTTAAAAGGTGAGTACTATAAATTATTTGATATGCAGTCTAGATGGCTGGTCAGCAAGAATGATTTTGGAAAAGTAGGTGTTTGAGTTGGTAGAATTAATACTTGTTTTGAAATTGTTCTTGGCTCTCATCTTTCTAAGTTCTAGCATAGAGAAAATGCTGGATATGAACAAGCATAAGGGGAATGTAAGGAATTATAACATAGTTCCTAAGCAATTTTTGCATATTGCTGGAGTGCTGGATGTATCTCTTGAATTTCTAACCGGGATAGGTTTAATACTTGGCTTATATCATCCTGTTTTTTTCTCGATAGGATCATTATTGCTGTTAGTTTACACGATTGCTATTACTATAAACTTACTACGTGGTAAGACGGATCTAAGTTGTGGGTGTAATGGAATGGTTGGAAATCACAACATTTCCTGGGTGTTAGTGATGAGGAACATAGTTTTGGTTGGATTGTGTCTTTTAGGGATTTACTTCGGTAGTTACATTGTAGAACAAAGGATAAACAACGCAAGTTATCTGTTAAAACTACTTGCTTTCTTTTCTCTTGTTTTTATATTCTTGATCACCCAGAATGTGCGAAAGGTTATTAAGTTTTATACTTTTTACAAAATTACACGATGAGGAGCTAGTTATGGAACGATTTTTTATTATCTCTAATATATCCCTATGGATTATTGTTCTAATTCAATTGGTATTTATGTATCTGTTAACGAAGTCGATGGTCTCATTTATAAATAAGTTTCAAGAGACAGCTCCTGTTGATTCCACAGCTGTAGATGTAATTTTAGGCGAACAGGTTCCTGTTTTTAAAGGTAAAGACCAGAGAGGGAATATTTTTGATTCTTTAAAAATTCAAAATTCCTCCATTACAAAATTGTTATTCTTAAGTGATGAATGCGGTACTTGCAATGAAGTACTTGATAGATTGTCCAACATTCCAGATCCAAATAAATATCTGGTTATCAAGAGAGACATTAATAAAGATATTCCTTTAACTTTGAGTGACAAGGAACAAAGGCATCCCATTATTCGATCTACTAAAGTAATGAATATATTTGGAGTAAAAAAGGTTCCGTTATTTATTACCTTGGATAAAAACGGAGTGATTCAGGGGATTGATGAATTAAAGGATGCTAACAACCTTGATAACCTTTTAGAGGCTTGATTAATTAAAATTCATCCAAATTCGAAAGGAGGTGAGATAAATGAACTTTTTCGCTAAATCTATAGGGGTTTCTGCAAGAATAGAAATATGCTCGTGTACTTATAAAAAAAATATTTGTACTCACTCACCATGGATTTGTAATATTAATGCTACGGGACATGGATCATCAGTCCTTGTTGACTGTACTACTGGAGAAGAGTGCAGTTCAGTGGTTCTTGAAGAATGCTGTAGGAGATAGGATTATTAAGAACTTTGGAAATTAATTTATCAATAGAGGAATATAACAAAATGCTTTCTCATTATTTTTGAGGGAGCATTTTGTTATTCAACTATATATGTACTGGCAGATAATTGTCAAACCAAGTGTGTGACAGTTCGTTTGTAAAAGATTCGGCCGTCTTCCAGCCTAAGCAATTTCGTGGTCTGTATTTCGAGTGGCTACTGATTAATAGAGATCAGTGGTGGGCAAATTGCTCGAATGTAAAAAAACTTGCTGGCAAGGTGAAGTCCTTTTCCAGCTGGATCAAGCAAAATCTGAATGTGTCTAACTTATTTGGAATGACGAAAAATGAAGTTCAGGGTCAGCATACGGCGGGAGTCGGCAAAAATGACCGAACCTAAGCAAGTAGAACTTTCACATACTCGTTTGTTGCGTTTGTTTCTTACGAACAATTGCCCATAGAATGATGAATGGTGATGCAACAGAATTATTTTTTAATTTGGTTTTTCACCAAAAATTATATGATTAGGATATTCAACAGGCTCGGCTCCAAGTAACACATAACTTGGGACGGCCTGATCCTCGAAGAGAATGATAATGCAGAAAGTGGGCACGTTATATAAAGGAACATCATATTGAAGATAAACACATAAGGGAGGATTCTACGATGACACAGAACAATCAACCTCAGGACGAGGCGGAAATTCGCAACAAGCTGGATGAAGACGGGGATTCCTTGATGGAGAAAAAGAAGATTTTGAGCGGAGTAGACATTGAACCGCAGGCGGACGAATGGGCGGCGAAGCCATCACCTGTTGCTTTTAATGAAGGAAATACTTCTTCGAAAAAATAAACAACATGAGCATCCTACGGGCTTGATGGAATGAAGATAAATTTAGCGAAGCAGGTACCCTTATGGTATCTGCTTTTTGGTTGTATAATAATGTAAAATTAAGTAGACGAAAGAGTGATGGGGATGAGTACAGGTACGATTAACATCCGAAAGGCAGAAATGAGGGACTACTCTGGCGTGTCATTGTTGATGGATGACCTGCACCAGATGCATGTCGAGGCGCGGCCGGACCTATACAGAGCGTTAGAGACCAGAATGGAGGAAAAGGAGTTCACCGAACTGCTGGAAACGGACAAGCGTTACCTGTATGTTGCCGAGTCTTCCGAAACGGGGTTGATTCTGGGTTACGGGAGTGCACAGTTAAGTGTTATTCAAGATAACTCATTGATGGTGGATCGCAAGATGTTGTACATCCATGAACTTGTAGTGGATACCAAACATCGGGGCCAAGGAACAGGTAAACAGTTACTACAAGCATTCATCGAGCTAGGGAGAGAGCTTCAGGCAGATAGCGTGGAATTGTCCGTGTCAACGTTTAACTCTGGGGCACAGGCTTTCTATGAACAGATGGGTCTGGTTGTTCGTAGTAGCAGGATGGAGTATATCTTGTAAGATGCATCGCTCTATTTAATTCCGAATAAGCCTATCCATTTTTAATAAAATATCAGAACACTCTTGAATACCCCCATGGGGTATGTTACTCTTAGAAAAGAACGAAAGAAAAGGGGTGTTCATGATGGATCATCAGAGCCATCCCGAGGAACCTTTGCAATCCTCCAAGTCAGATTCAACGGAAGCTTTGGCTACAGTCCAAGAAGCGGCAACCTGTCATGCCGAGGGCAGTGATGGGAAGCATGTGCGCAAGAGTCACCATTCGCAGGAGATGAAGGGTAACCTGGTCTCTCGTTTGAACCGTGTGGAAGGTCAGATTCGCGGGATCAAAGGATTGATCGAAAAGGATACGTACTGTGATGATGTGCTGACGCAGATTGCGGCGGCTCAGTCTGCTCTTAATTCGGTAGGCAAGCTTCTGCTTGAAGGTCATATGAAGAGTTGTATCGTTGAGCGTATTCAGGCTGGTGAACATGAGGTTGTGGATGAACTGCTGGTTACGATGCGGAAGTTAATGAAGTAAGCTGAATCAATTTACCTAATTAATTTATCATTTTAATATACCCCAAGGAGGAATTTACAATGTCTAATGTTACGTTGAACGTTACTGGAATGTCCTGCAATCACTGCGTGAAATCAGTTGAAGAAGCTGTGAAGAATACCGGTGCGAGTGGTAAGGTTGATCTGGCAGCGGGAACAGTAGCGGTGGAATATGATGAGCAGAAAGTGAACGTGGATCAGATCAAAGCTGCCATTGAAGATCAGGGATACGATGTAGTCTAACGGGATCACAGGCTTAAACCGAACATGCTCATGGGCACAAAGAGGGCAAACCCCTTTTCCCATGAGTCAGGTTTAAGCCTAATTTTCTGTCTGATATATACCCCTAAGGGGTATGTCGGATGCAAAATACAATAAATTGAATCGACATGAAAGGAGCTGACATGATGGATAACTCAACGAATAAACCAATGGATAGATCATCCGAACCAACCCCAATGCCACCTATGGCAGACGCACCAGGACTAAAGACAACACTGCACATCACGGGGATGACCTGTGCTGCATGTTCGACACGAGTGGAGAAGGGATTGTCCCGCATGGAAGGGGTTCAGCAGGCCAATGTGAATCTGG
Proteins encoded in this region:
- a CDS encoding ABC transporter ATP-binding protein encodes the protein MKNNRLLWGIKYIWIHNKQLLITSVLFSVLLGIEPYFTLLVTKELLNEISNFIGNGTTSYSIIILLLCAQILLQIYTSYMNYLQEYYEKKNLALLEHCLKLGLFEKTSTIPLLVYDDPEFHNQFSRINSNIATRFWTPIKNIVSMFRTIISLTSYFLILLSIHWILVLICLAATVPLCIIFTRLEKGKYQFNYTNTLLNREIGFLSFILTDRQNIKELRIFSLNNYFKLLWSRKFKEHAQKTLQLEMKQNKIKVALEGINSIFYVICSLLILFLMKNTRSSILIGDFVVINQALMSTQSSLRQLSYSYSQIRGNILYLDEFYSFMNDHFLKIDQSLDELYEKGKGDLSDEHIAFRDVSFKYPSGTKDALHGISFSVNKGEKIAILGENGSGKSTLLKCLVGLYMEYSGEIRIQGISSRKYEENQLRNKFSVVFQDFIKYPYSIKENITYGNIEDADNNEKMIESSKKAGFHNIVSRLADGYDTPLSNFLNPGVDISGGQWQKLAISRALFKDSEIMVFDEPTSSLDPTSEIGIYNQLFSHTEDKTIIFVSHRIAAARFADKIIMMKEGKVAEQGSHDELITLKGEYYKLFDMQSRWLVSKNDFGKVGV
- a CDS encoding GNAT family N-acetyltransferase — protein: MSTGTINIRKAEMRDYSGVSLLMDDLHQMHVEARPDLYRALETRMEEKEFTELLETDKRYLYVAESSETGLILGYGSAQLSVIQDNSLMVDRKMLYIHELVVDTKHRGQGTGKQLLQAFIELGRELQADSVELSVSTFNSGAQAFYEQMGLVVRSSRMEYIL
- a CDS encoding metal-sensitive transcriptional regulator, which produces MDHQSHPEEPLQSSKSDSTEALATVQEAATCHAEGSDGKHVRKSHHSQEMKGNLVSRLNRVEGQIRGIKGLIEKDTYCDDVLTQIAAAQSALNSVGKLLLEGHMKSCIVERIQAGEHEVVDELLVTMRKLMK
- a CDS encoding copper ion binding protein → MSNVTLNVTGMSCNHCVKSVEEAVKNTGASGKVDLAAGTVAVEYDEQKVNVDQIKAAIEDQGYDVV